Below is a genomic region from Gemmatimonadaceae bacterium.
CAGGTAGATCTCCGTCGCGGTGGTTTGCCGGCTCGAGTGTCCGAACAACCCGCCTAACAGCGGGATGCTCGACAAGAACGGGATCCCTCCCTGTGTCACGTCGCGCTCGGCGTCCGTGAACCCGCCTAACGCTACCGTCTGGCCATCCTTGATCAGTAGCTCTGTTTGAATCGACCGCGTCGAAATGACGGGCGCGTCGAACGCCACCTCCTGCGTGGCGTTGTCGATCTCCTGCGTCACCTCGAGGCCCACATAGCCGTCGGGGCTGATCGTCGGGAGGACCGTGAGCTTGGTGCCGACGTCCTTGTACTGCACCACCTGGTCGACCGACGCATTGTCCGTGGGCAGCGTCCTCGCGAGCTGCACGAAGGGTCGCTGACTGCCCACGTTGATGGTTGCCGGCTGATTGTTCGCCGCCACCAAAATCGGCCGACTCAGAATCCGAACGTCGCCGCGCTCGGCGGCGGCGGTGAGCGTGGCGTCGATGTTCAAGCCGGTGAAATGCATGGCGTGCAGCACGAAATCCGTGAGACCGGCGCCCGATTGCGAGCCGTTGACCACCGTCGAACCGCCGTTCACCTTCGTCGGCGGCAGCGTTGCATCGACGCCGAATTGCAAGCTGTTCGTTCGCTCAACCTCGGCGATGATCACCTCGATGAGCACTTGCAGCGGACGCGTGTCGAGCTCCTTCACGGCTGACGTGATCAGGTCGAAATCGCTCTGACTTGCTCGGATGAAGAGACTGTTGCTGCGCGAGTCTGGAACGATCGTGACGTCGCCGCTGAACGACGCGTTCCGCGCCGCCGGAACCGCGCCTGGTGGCGCGTTAGGCGACGGCGCGGTAGCCGACGCGGCAGGCTGCATCAGCCCCGCCTGCAGCTGCTGGTCGAGAGTGGCTGGACGACTGCCACCGATTTCGCCCAACGAGCTCGCTCGGCCGAACAACGCATTAACTGTCGCCGCAACATCGGCGGCGCGGGCGTGCCGCAGATGGATGATAAACAACTGCACCTCGCCTGCCGCACCGGTGCGTCCGTTAGGCGCCACCGTTGCCGGGGGCGCGGC
It encodes:
- a CDS encoding secretin N-terminal domain-containing protein, which codes for MRHVAVILVLTLAVLRTSEVRAQARDSAVVLRHDSVSVHLVDADVRAAVEALAPYLDKPVGFGSSVPGARVTLETPTPVAREAVRGLLEGILSSQNLELVRDSAMYRVQIKGPPAAPPATVAPNGRTGAAGEVQLFIIHLRHARAADVAATVNALFGRASSLGEIGGSRPATLDQQLQAGLMQPAASATAPSPNAPPGAVPAARNASFSGDVTIVPDSRSNSLFIRASQSDFDLITSAVKELDTRPLQVLIEVIIAEVERTNSLQFGVDATLPPTKVNGGSTVVNGSQSGAGLTDFVLHAMHFTGLNIDATLTAAAERGDVRILSRPILVAANNQPATINVGSQRPFVQLARTLPTDNASVDQVVQYKDVGTKLTVLPTISPDGYVGLEVTQEIDNATQEVAFDAPVISTRSIQTELLIKDGQTVALGGFTDAERDVTQGGIPFLSSIPLLGGLFGHSSRQTTATEIYLFLTPHVIRTDDDADSVTHPMLDRAGRVKP